The Streptomyces sp. RKAG293 genome includes a region encoding these proteins:
- a CDS encoding TetR/AcrR family transcriptional regulator, with amino-acid sequence MSTARERILEATAELLATKDALAISTRAICDRAKVGMPEIYRQFGDKEGLLTAVADIGFERFLANKRRNPLTDDPVADLRTAWDSHVAFALGNPHLYRLMFTPTGSAKPQAIKEAQALLLSVVERCREAGRLRTTPELAGQSILSANVGVCLMALSFPELFGGLDISQSVRDAVIGKVTGDEREDTRIGTATVLAQALVGTLTGTAPADGAAVDRLARALRPPVPSSDT; translated from the coding sequence ATGTCGACAGCACGGGAGCGCATCCTGGAAGCCACCGCGGAACTGCTCGCGACCAAGGACGCCCTGGCGATCTCGACCCGGGCCATCTGCGACCGGGCCAAAGTCGGCATGCCGGAGATCTACCGCCAGTTCGGCGACAAAGAGGGGCTGCTCACCGCGGTGGCCGACATCGGCTTCGAGCGCTTCCTCGCCAACAAGAGGCGGAACCCGCTCACCGACGATCCGGTGGCGGACCTGCGCACGGCCTGGGACAGCCATGTCGCGTTCGCACTCGGCAACCCGCACCTCTACCGGCTGATGTTCACGCCGACGGGAAGCGCCAAACCACAGGCGATCAAGGAAGCGCAGGCCCTGCTGCTGTCGGTCGTGGAGCGCTGCCGTGAGGCGGGGCGGCTGCGTACGACCCCCGAACTGGCCGGTCAGTCCATCCTCTCCGCCAACGTGGGCGTGTGTCTGATGGCACTGTCCTTCCCCGAGCTGTTCGGGGGCCTCGACATCTCGCAGTCGGTGCGCGACGCCGTGATCGGAAAGGTCACCGGCGACGAGCGGGAAGACACACGGATCGGCACCGCGACCGTCCTCGCCCAGGCACTGGTCGGCACCCTCACCGGAACGGCACCCGCGGACGGCGCCGCCGTCGACCGGCTGGCCCGGGCACTTCGGCCACCGGTCCCGTCCTCGGACACGTGA
- a CDS encoding isochorismatase family protein gives MTASTTLRDVIGLPNELPLLSESVLIMIDFQNTYRSGVMRLDDAEEAVAAGARLLAAARAAGTPVVHVVNDGGEGTPYDIRAEIGSISDEVAPIEGEKVVVKQFPNAFHGTDLEATLRDLGAGGELVIAGFMTHMCVLFTAQGAFNLGYRPTVVAEATATRPLRAPDGTTLPSHVLQTASLTTVSDLFGTVAGTVDALQASRPAI, from the coding sequence ATGACCGCGTCCACCACCCTGCGCGATGTGATCGGCCTTCCGAACGAGCTGCCGCTTCTGAGTGAGTCGGTCCTCATCATGATCGACTTTCAGAACACGTACCGCAGCGGCGTCATGCGGCTCGACGACGCCGAGGAGGCCGTGGCCGCCGGCGCCCGCCTCCTCGCAGCCGCCCGCGCCGCGGGCACTCCGGTCGTCCACGTCGTGAATGACGGCGGTGAGGGCACTCCGTACGACATACGGGCCGAGATCGGCTCGATCAGCGACGAAGTCGCTCCGATCGAGGGCGAGAAGGTGGTCGTCAAGCAGTTCCCCAATGCCTTCCACGGCACGGACCTCGAAGCGACCCTGCGGGACCTCGGCGCCGGCGGCGAGCTGGTCATCGCCGGGTTCATGACCCACATGTGCGTCCTGTTCACCGCACAGGGCGCCTTCAACCTCGGCTACCGCCCGACCGTCGTCGCCGAGGCCACCGCGACCCGCCCCCTGCGGGCACCGGACGGAACCACCCTTCCGTCGCACGTCCTGCAGACCGCGAGCCTGACCACGGTCTCCGACCTGTTCGGTACGGTCGCCGGCACCGTCGACGCCCTCCAGGCCTCAAGGCCGGCGATCTGA
- a CDS encoding FG-GAP-like repeat-containing protein, which yields MLSYVNRPAYRVVIRAAGLTVAAVLALVVGGSAPSPAGTPGSSSASADLPAVQAAAAAPMLPLFGRKADGHLYDYEPVGTGGVRAAVDLGGGFSVATAFVQTKTSDSGSGVDLYYRVGGTLYYTAGRGTETKVVGGGWDAYNALVSPGNLGGSADPDLLARDAAGALWLYQGKPDGTFAAKVQAGTAGWNGMDTLAGVGDYTGDGKNDVIARTTAGALYIYPGTGSVTANAILGARLTVPGTDWKNYTTLVSTGDNNGDGKADLIGRDAAGALWLFKGTGTAATPFAARVQIGTSGWGAFNTLF from the coding sequence ATGCTGAGTTATGTCAACCGTCCGGCGTACCGGGTGGTGATACGAGCCGCCGGTCTGACCGTGGCGGCCGTGCTCGCCCTGGTGGTCGGCGGATCGGCGCCGTCGCCGGCCGGCACCCCCGGATCGTCATCGGCCTCGGCCGACCTGCCGGCCGTCCAAGCCGCTGCCGCCGCCCCGATGCTGCCGCTGTTCGGCCGGAAGGCCGACGGCCATCTCTACGACTACGAACCGGTGGGCACCGGGGGAGTCCGGGCGGCGGTGGACCTGGGCGGCGGATTCTCCGTCGCCACCGCGTTCGTCCAGACGAAGACGTCCGACAGTGGCAGTGGTGTCGACCTGTACTACCGGGTCGGCGGGACGCTCTACTACACCGCCGGCCGTGGCACGGAGACGAAGGTCGTCGGTGGCGGGTGGGATGCCTACAACGCGCTGGTGTCGCCGGGGAACCTGGGCGGCAGTGCCGATCCCGACCTGCTGGCCCGGGACGCCGCGGGCGCGTTGTGGCTCTACCAGGGCAAGCCCGACGGCACCTTCGCCGCGAAGGTCCAGGCCGGAACCGCCGGCTGGAACGGCATGGACACCCTGGCCGGAGTGGGGGACTACACCGGCGACGGAAAGAACGACGTGATCGCCCGCACCACGGCGGGAGCGCTCTACATCTACCCGGGAACGGGCAGCGTGACGGCCAACGCGATTCTCGGAGCGCGGCTGACGGTGCCGGGAACCGACTGGAAGAACTACACCACCCTGGTGTCGACCGGTGACAACAACGGGGACGGCAAGGCCGACCTGATCGGCCGCGACGCGGCCGGCGCGCTGTGGCTGTTCAAGGGCACCGGTACCGCCGCCACTCCGTTCGCGGCCCGGGTACAGATCGGCACCAGCGGCTGGGGCGCGTTCAACACCCTGTTCTGA
- a CDS encoding M1 family metallopeptidase, which yields MSRRGALVAAGLPVAVVALLASAAGPAAAGTAGAPGVNDPYFPLAGNGGYHVKHYDLTLGYDPGTRHLDGRAVITARSTQQLNRFNLDLNGLKVTSITVDQATAAFSRDGQELVVTPRKSIAKDREFRAVVTYSGIPEPVTDPDGSLDGWIPTDDGAFVAGEPQGAMTWFPANNHPKDKASYDFTVTVPQGRSAVANGVLLGQTTSGGRTTFRWRQSEPMAAYLATATVGTFKVEQYTTPGGLKVYNAVDPREAAASAPVLKKLPSVLDWESKIFGPYPFRAAGAIVDHAPKVGYALETQSRPVYDRAPDLSTLVHESAHQWFGDSVSLTTWKDIWLNEGFATYAEWLYDEQHGGQSAQKTFDDLYATPADDELWSFAPADPGSGEHIFEAPVYSRGAMALQKVRQAVGDKTFLRILRTWATDNRDGHGTTAQFIRLAERQSGKKLDTLFHTWIGTAGKPSRP from the coding sequence ATCAGCCGGAGAGGAGCCCTTGTCGCGGCAGGTCTCCCCGTCGCCGTCGTGGCGCTCCTCGCCTCCGCTGCCGGGCCCGCGGCGGCCGGCACCGCCGGCGCGCCCGGTGTGAACGACCCGTACTTCCCGTTGGCGGGCAACGGGGGCTACCACGTGAAGCACTACGACCTCACCCTCGGCTACGACCCCGGGACCCGCCATCTCGACGGGCGGGCGGTCATCACCGCGCGTTCCACCCAGCAGCTGAACCGCTTCAACCTGGACCTGAACGGGTTGAAGGTCACGAGCATCACGGTCGATCAGGCCACCGCGGCCTTCTCCCGCGACGGACAGGAACTCGTGGTCACCCCGCGGAAGTCCATCGCGAAGGATCGGGAGTTCCGTGCCGTCGTCACGTACAGCGGCATACCCGAGCCGGTCACCGACCCGGACGGCTCCCTGGACGGGTGGATCCCCACGGACGACGGCGCGTTCGTCGCCGGGGAACCGCAGGGCGCCATGACGTGGTTCCCCGCCAACAACCACCCGAAGGACAAGGCGAGCTACGACTTCACCGTCACCGTCCCCCAGGGGCGCAGCGCCGTCGCCAACGGTGTCCTCCTCGGGCAGACCACCTCCGGTGGACGCACCACGTTCCGCTGGCGGCAGTCCGAGCCGATGGCCGCGTACCTCGCCACCGCGACCGTGGGCACGTTCAAGGTCGAGCAGTACACCACCCCGGGCGGCCTCAAGGTCTACAACGCCGTCGACCCTCGTGAGGCGGCCGCCTCAGCACCCGTACTCAAGAAGCTTCCGTCGGTTCTGGACTGGGAGAGCAAGATCTTCGGCCCCTACCCCTTCCGGGCCGCCGGAGCCATCGTGGACCACGCGCCGAAGGTCGGATACGCGCTGGAGACCCAGAGCCGGCCGGTGTACGACCGGGCGCCGGACCTGAGCACCCTGGTCCATGAGAGCGCGCACCAGTGGTTCGGGGACTCCGTCTCCCTCACGACGTGGAAGGACATCTGGCTCAACGAGGGCTTTGCGACCTACGCCGAATGGCTCTACGACGAGCAGCACGGCGGCCAGAGCGCGCAGAAGACCTTCGACGACCTCTACGCCACCCCCGCGGACGACGAACTGTGGTCGTTCGCGCCGGCCGACCCCGGCAGCGGGGAGCACATCTTCGAGGCACCGGTGTACTCACGCGGCGCCATGGCGCTGCAGAAGGTGCGCCAGGCGGTCGGTGACAAGACGTTCCTCCGGATCCTGCGCACCTGGGCGACCGACAACCGCGACGGTCACGGAACCACCGCGCAGTTCATCCGTCTCGCGGAGCGGCAGTCCGGCAAGAAGCTGGACACGCTGTTCCACACCTGGATCGGTACGGCGGGCAAGCCGTCCCGGCCCTGA
- the add gene encoding adenosine deaminase encodes MRSLVRLPKAHLHVHLEGAMRPATFAELAGKRGEQPLDGAGFTSFEEFMAVYRAAARLVRDGPRDDLLRLVREVVEDAAADGAVWIEPQVNPLTYEDDPGAALELLDAVIEEGRSTAARLGIGFGVVMYARRNADPAEAVETARLAARRAGDGVVSFGLAGDEARYASEPFAEAFAIARQAGLISAPHAGELAGPAGVRAALDVLGARRIAHGVRAVEDPALVARLAEEGIVLDVCPTSNVALGVVESLSAHPLPVLLRAGVRCTLNADDPLLFGPGLLEEYETARTAFALTDPQIAAIAHTSVESSGAPRAMVEDAVARIGEWLDTPDILDALDTLDTSGRETTVRGASSSARASTDAV; translated from the coding sequence ATGCGAAGCCTGGTCCGTCTGCCGAAGGCCCATCTCCACGTCCATCTCGAAGGCGCGATGCGCCCCGCCACCTTCGCGGAACTGGCGGGAAAGCGTGGCGAACAGCCTCTGGACGGAGCGGGCTTCACGTCGTTCGAGGAGTTCATGGCCGTGTACCGCGCCGCTGCCCGACTGGTGCGGGACGGCCCGCGGGACGATCTTCTGCGGCTGGTGCGCGAAGTGGTCGAGGACGCCGCCGCGGACGGAGCGGTATGGATCGAGCCGCAGGTGAACCCCCTGACCTACGAGGACGATCCGGGCGCCGCGCTCGAGCTGCTCGACGCGGTGATCGAGGAGGGCCGCAGTACCGCTGCCCGGCTGGGCATCGGCTTCGGCGTCGTGATGTACGCCCGGCGCAACGCGGACCCCGCGGAGGCCGTCGAGACCGCCCGCCTCGCGGCCCGGCGGGCGGGCGACGGGGTGGTCTCCTTCGGACTGGCCGGGGACGAGGCCCGATACGCTTCCGAGCCGTTCGCCGAAGCCTTCGCCATCGCCCGCCAGGCCGGGCTGATCTCCGCCCCGCATGCGGGGGAACTCGCCGGTCCGGCCGGCGTGCGGGCAGCCCTTGACGTGCTCGGCGCGCGGCGGATCGCCCACGGCGTGCGGGCGGTCGAGGACCCGGCTCTCGTCGCCCGCCTCGCCGAGGAGGGCATCGTCCTCGACGTCTGCCCCACCTCCAACGTCGCCCTCGGCGTCGTGGAGTCCCTGTCCGCGCACCCCCTCCCCGTCCTGCTGCGAGCCGGCGTCCGGTGCACCCTCAACGCCGACGACCCCCTGTTGTTCGGCCCGGGGCTGCTGGAGGAGTACGAAACGGCGCGGACGGCCTTCGCTCTCACCGACCCCCAGATCGCCGCGATCGCCCACACCTCGGTCGAATCCTCTGGCGCGCCGCGCGCGATGGTGGAGGATGCGGTCGCGCGCATCGGCGAATGGCTGGACACGCCGGACATTCTTGACGCGCTGGACACTCTGGACACCTCTGGCCGGGAGACGACAGTCCGGGGTGCCTCGTCGTCCGCAAGGGCTTCCACCGACGCGGTCTGA
- a CDS encoding cold-shock protein, which produces MATGVVKWFNAEKGFGFIEQDGGGPDVFAHYSNIAAQGFRELFEGQKVQFDVTQGQKGPQAENIVGI; this is translated from the coding sequence ATGGCCACCGGTGTCGTGAAGTGGTTCAACGCGGAAAAGGGCTTCGGCTTCATCGAGCAGGACGGCGGCGGCCCGGACGTCTTCGCCCACTACTCCAACATCGCCGCCCAGGGCTTCCGTGAGCTCTTCGAGGGCCAGAAGGTCCAGTTCGACGTCACCCAGGGCCAGAAGGGCCCGCAGGCGGAGAACATCGTAGGAATCTGA